In the genome of Oreochromis niloticus isolate F11D_XX unplaced genomic scaffold, O_niloticus_UMD_NMBU tig00002260_pilon, whole genome shotgun sequence, the window GGTGGGTACATTTGTGTCTGGTAGGTGTAAGCTACAGTGAAAGCTGAtcagattgttgttttttttacatgcatttaaGAAAATAGAGTAGCGTCCTGCTGGACGTGTTGAAAAGTTGGATGAGATAGACGTTAACAGCCGTCACTTTATTGCAGGAACTCAAAATGGTCATTGTCAGCTGTTGTGCCGAAATGAGCATGCTTGCCTAGATTTAACGACGccaatacaaaatgaaaaactcagACCAAACTCTCCACTCCTCACAATcaacacacagaacagagtGAAAAGAATACAGCATTTTTAACAAGAACATTACTGCAGGGTCGCTACAATATTTATGGAAAACTAATATGCATTACTTTGTTTGACATCCATTTGTGGCATGTTTTAAATGGGACCAAAATGTAACAAACCCTATAAAATGACCAAGAACAAAGCTAAATTGATTCTTAAATATTAATTATATACCCAGGTCTCAGTTTTGGATGGACTTTTTTGGAGACCTAAGAGACTCTGGAAACTTCAGTGGAAGCCACGAACGCCAATGCTTGCTGAGATTCTGCTTCACAGGGGTTCTACAGAAAGACCTGGATGAATGCAAAGACCTCTGGAACAAACACAGGATCCGGCCAAGAAGACTTGCATCGTGTCCAGGGGGGATTCCAAACAAACTCTCTCTTGCCTCACAGGTATTTGAGTTCTTAACAAAATTAACCTTTTGCATCAAACTAAATGCAAGGTGTTGTTATTGCTTAAGTTGGTTAATATATATTCATAATTTTACACATAAGTATGATAGAGCAGTTTATAACATGTCACTGCATGCGTTGATTTATATAGTTCCATATTGTCAGCAAAAAATCCTTCACTGTTCTATTTTCATTTTGCAGATATGGTTCAAGAGACTGTGGATTTGCTGTTGAGGAGAGGGAACTGGATGCGTTTCCCGAGGAGGGGCTACTGGTTGGATTGTGTGGTGATCCAAACATTGGGGAATATTTACAACAGGCTgtacaacaaaacacactgcaGCAGCCACAAGACTGGGAATCGGCCACAGAACTGTATTTGGCCCTGAAGGACATAGCTGGGTTTTAGATACCAACTGAACTTCAGTTTGTAATGACATTTGTCAGAGTTACTCTGATGAAGACACACACGGTGTCGAAACGTtagtttctttcctttttttgcaccTAATAAAACCTTTGGACTTACTTGAGTGCTCCAgcccttctgtttttccttcattttttaatgttagtaGTGTTTCCTTTCCCTCTTGCTAAATTGAATATAATATTGTTCATAATATACAGCAACTGGCATggatttaaatattaacatttaaccacaaggaaacatttaaaatgttctttaatAAAACCATTTACAAATAGTGTCCAGCATTTCTGTCACTTTTCCAACATACACAATattcagaaaaaacaactaaatgttTAACAATATGGAAGTTGCTTGTCACATGAATGTGTTAAGTAGTATGCCAACGGCAGCTGAACCTAACAGGGTAACTCAGTAACTGTAACTTGATGACCTTGCTGATTTAAGAACATCCAAATCCTGGAGCATTTTGAATTCCAAAGTCCATGTTGGCCTTAAAGATGCTGTATGAGTCACAGATGGGTAGCTTCAGAGTATTTGCACAGGTGTTTGAAACTGGAAAAGGCGAAACACTTAAAAACTGGATgcgtggtggtggtggtgtcatTCCTGCCGGTGGAACTGCCGTCAGCCCTGTGGCAAACATCATCAAATCTTCCAGACACACTGCTGTTGCCTTCTCTGAAAGAAGAAAGTAAACACTGTAGTACATTACAGAAAATTTATTTCCTCACCTCTCCTTTCATAAAactataaacaaataaaaatggtcATTCAAACCTTCACAATCAAGGAGATAATCTGCCCAAAAGCCAAGTGTTAGGACCTCCTTATGCCGCTTGTTGCTTCCTGCTGGGCTGAGATCTGGTCTGAACATGCTCTCCAGTTCTGAAGCAGTCAGGGCCTTGGCAGAGAAGCATAGGAGTGGGGCCAGCACACTGGAATTTTGTTGCAGTGCACTTAAAAAATTCAGACTTTCCAGTCCATCTTTAAATCTGCAAAGGATAGACAAATAACTAATAATTGGTTTATAGCTATAACTATTGCAGTCTTCtaaattgtgtttaaatgtcTTTACCTACTAGATCTTTCATTATAAATTTGGACAGATTTCAAATGCATAGAATCACTcatacacaaaaacaattcaTAGCGCTCAGAAATTAACTGTGACAGCAAAAAAGAAGAGCTCATTGGGAttttagcatttaaaaaaaaatagtgctttCACACTGGAATAAACAAGTGTGTCAAACAAGGGATCACCTCTTtttataaataactgaaaattaaTCATGTTGCATGACTATGATTATTATGGGTCATTGTGAACAATAAATGTATACTAAATTAGAGTTCTAGTGTCAAAAGGTTAATAGCGTGCGACAGTGGCTCAGGAATTAACTAGTTGTTCATCAGATCACTGATGCTACTGAATCAGTTTTTTCATATACATCTGAAAATGTCAGTGGCTGCTGTGATGAGCAACTGGCCATCCTGAATTTAAAAGGAGTAATGAGTTTACCGTTGAATGACACTTTGGTTTCTTTCAAGGATGTACCATCTGAGGTACTCCTCCACAAATGCTTGTTTCTCAAAAGGCTTGACGTTTCTGAGGCATCCAGCAGTTTGGAAGATTGTGCTGTTTTGCAAAATAAGATTATGCAAAGACTCCTCTGATTCAGCTTTCAGgacctataaaaaaaaaaaaaaaaaaggtttactgtaagaaaaacaaaaatataattttcactacttttacgattcattcaaacattggattaaaaaaataatcaatttgtTATTTCACTTGTGTTGTTGGGAGTTGGAAATCCGTCCTTTCAGATTACAGAATCTACCTTGAACCTACTTTCAAGATATGATCCAACCCGGATAACTTTTATCCCGATTAAATCTTTTAAACTGGCCCCAAGTGTCTTCTAAGTAAACCCATTCCCTGAGCCTAGGTAATTTTCTACCTGATGTAAAATTTTTGTGATCTCCTCATCTTGCACATCTTCTACAGTGGCGCTGAAACTCTGATTCCCTGTGATGTGGTTGACCAGGTTCTTGGAGAGGAAATGTGGTGCTGGTCCCCCATGCACAATGGATACAGCGATCATCTTTCCTGCTAAAAAGTACTCATCTTGCCTGGCAGCTGTTATACAGGGCACATAATTATCATGGTTAATTGCTATTAAATAtgctaatgaaaaaaatacgccaatttttattaaaatttccATTGTAATAATTACGGAGAAAACATCCACCTCTTGAATTATATACAAGATAACGGCTCTCTGGAGGTCCATCAAAGATGGGGCGATTTCGCAGACTGCCCATAAGAAGTGTGAGGAATTCACGCCTCGGGCCACCTGTATCCAAACCTTCTTCAAAGCtgccagcatcatcattaaaCTTGATGAACATGTCGTAGTTGTCAGAGTATGTGCTGCGTCGAAATCCTCTAACAGCTCCATCCCATACAGCTGACCTTGATATATTGAACCTGCTGACCTTCTTGTGGTCAAGTTCCAGTGCCAAATTTGCAATAATTCCATGTGCCTGCAAATTGGTGTCTctaaaaaaaagggaaacttttttttttttaaaggtatatATACTTCTCTCATGATTGCATGATGTCTTGTATAGAACAAGATGGCGGTTAATTGGattcaaatgtttaaattacTAACACAGGTTCTTCTGGGGGCTCAGCAAACAGTGAATCGTTATCTAATTGCAAAGTAAAGGCGGTGGAGATTGTCTGCTGCACTGTTTTActaataaaatagttttttaccTGTTGTACTTCATTAGCAAGCACAAGATCCCCAGCACCCTTCCTTagagaacaaagaaaagcatttttgttgtgtactgtgaaaatattaATTGACACTTTGAAAATATTTAAGCATCTTGATTAACAAACAAGCAATACAAGTATTATGTAGTCCATGTTCCAAAAACCATATACAGAATGAATGACAAAAGTGTATATCTCATTAATACAAAGTGTAggcaaaaaacagtaaaagattacATGTTCTTCAAATATCACTTACTCATATTCTGCTGCTTTCTGTAAAGGACTGCTTTCATGTTGAAGTTCCCAtggctgaaacaaacaaacaaacacacgcacgcacgcacgcgaggacgcacacacacacacaaaatgtattTCACATATAACTATTAACTGTTTTACTGAACTGAGgcaaatggtggtggctaaacaacaagaaaactctattaaaaattttaaattgtacttACCAGTGTATCAGCAAGATCAAACTCAGAGGGCCTTTTAATAACAATCTCTGGGTCAGAGTCAGACAAGTCTGAGTTTTCTCCAActacaaaacatgaaaacaaattaagctaagctaactaaATTCATACTAATGTATGAAACTTTATTTGATCATCAATAATAGATTAATACGAAAGGCATAAAGTTAGCATTTAAAACTCATGACTCAGTAGATCCAAAAATGGCTGAATTTCATGTTTCCAGGAAGAAACATAACATATACAAGCTAATTTAGGGAGCAATGGTGGCAGAGGAGTTAAAAGCCCGCCCTGTAATCAAAAGGTTGAAGGTTTTAGCCCTGCTCAGTCTGTcacagtcgttgtgtccttgggcaagacacttcaccctccATGCCAGGTGGTGGTAGTGGGAGGGATAGGTGGCATCTGTGTACAGCAGCCTTGCTTCAATCAGTGAGTCCCAGGACAGGTGTGTCCACATTGTAGCTAATCACcagcagtgtgtgaatgtgtgtgggtgaatgactggttTTGTTGTGAAGTGTCTTGGGGGGGGTTGTAGAACCCTAGAAGGTGCTATATCAAATACAGGCCATTCACCATTTTAATGTAGGTATGCTATTGACTTGGGTGCTTTATGCGTAATGTTATCATTTCACAATTTCAAAATTAGCATTTGTTGAAACTAAGGGAATGTGTGTCAAAAtccaaacaaacattagcagctTACCATCTTCAAAGTCACTCTTCAAGCAGATGAAAACAGTGATTCTTTGATAAGGCTTGCCAACTTCAGCCTTATAAGCCTCAAGTGTAAATGGTCTTTGTGTTCCAGGGACAGTAATGACCTCAGTGCCATCCGGATACAGAAGAAGGAAAGGTCCATCTTTTAGATCTTTGTTAAagtccttcatttttttaacagcttGATTGAGCAGACTTGTGGCAGTAGCGTCAGGGTCTGTTGTTAGGAAAATAGTTTTTCCACGGTATGGCTTCAAACCACCCTTTTTAATGGTCATCAAGCCGACATTTATCTGTAAGGAAAAAGACATGAACAATGGGCCAAGTAGATACTAATATGACTCTAAGCAGATCTATTCAAACTTGAATATTTATTAACTGCAAAAGAGGGATCTTCCTGACAACCTAAATGTACAATTACTCGTAAACAATTGTTCTTATTCTGGATAGCTTTACTACACTGAACATTTTTTACACAACTCCCCTAAGGAATAACAAAAGAATGTCATTAGAAAATTAACCTCAACTTGTTTTCAGACAGAGCTAGCCAAACTACCTgaacctttcttttttcctttttctttaagcCCTTCCTCCCTTCAGAAAACTTTTGCCtctcttcatttttcttttttctgtattcTAAGAAGGTGCTGAAGGTTGGAGTTGGGCAGTTTGAGGTAGTCTGTGATGCTAAagggaaacaaaggaaaaatgtactacaatgtcacacattaaagacattcattcaTGTGACATTCCATTGTCCACACAACACGCAAATAAGGACAACACTGAATAATCTCACTAGAAAATTTCTACCAAGGAATGACAGTGTAACTGATACTATTGACCAATACAATTCTACACCAGTAAGTTTTAATGTATAGACACATAATAGTGTTAGTTCCTAAAGTTAACCAAACATAATAAATGAACTAATTTATTATCGTTTCAGTTGTGGAAATGCTCAGAGGACTGTTCCACGAAGCAAGCTAATCCCAAAAGCCAGGCTCACTCTGAAAATCCAGGCTCGATTGCCCCAAATTCGGTTCCAGGAACGAGGCTAACCTGCAGTCTTTCTGCTCATTCATTATGCAATATGCTTGTGGACAAGTCTGGTCCGTGGCACCCTAGCTGCGAGGTTTGTTAACACTAGAACTGCCCTCAAACCTTCACTACTAGAAAGGTCTTGAGCAGTCATTTTGACACCTGCGTGCATTTTCAAATGAGCCTCGATTTTCTGAGCTCGCTTCTATGGTCTGGAAACAGCTAACGCTAGgctaataaatcaataaataacaaacattttGTTATGCTTATTAACTTACTCAATGGGAGTGAAGTGTCTCCGATGCAAGATGCGTGATAAAGCCTCTCGCCACAGCCGCTGCAAAAGTTTGGTGACTCCTCAACCAGCTTTTTCCCATAGCTAGGACAAAACATTCCGCCGTTTTTCAAACGAAATGCGCTACAGGCAGAGTAACTTCCGGTTCCAAAGACGAACAGCGCGGAcatccaatcagtgatgtcTCCTGTTGCCGACTGGTACCTACCCTTTCCGGTTTTCTTAATGTAATTGTGCttctcaatttgtttttgtgattcttcttttgtttttgcgcttttcaatttgttgttgcgcttttcaatttgttgttgcgtttagtgaatttgttgttgcgcttttcaatttgtttttgcgcttttcaatttgttttgcgcttttcaatttgtttttgcgtttagtgaatttgttttgcgcttttcaatttgtttttgcgtttagtgaatttgtttttgcgcttttcaatttgtttttgcgcttttcaatttgttgttgcgcttttcaatttgttgtgcgttttgtgaatttgtttttgcgcttttcaatttgtttttgcgtttagtgaatttgtttttgcgctttccaatttgtttttgcgtttagtgaatttgtttttgcgcttttcaatttgtttttgcgcttttcaatttgttgttgcgcttttcaatttgttgtgcgttttgtgatttgtttttgtggtttgcacttcagggccaccgtaggttttggacccagattactccttactacggcagccgtaatgctctgacaatccatcaagcagtccATCGGCAggcttaccaaagttgtactaaaacatttttaacagatttctgcaCGCCAAAATCGGTTCAAAGTCAgtgagcacaaccagaattcatacataaggcacactctcgatttttgagaaaattaaaggattttaagtgtgccttattgtgtggaaaatacgttatacagaagaaaagaatatatcgtgatatatatcgttaccgcACGTGCTTCAAATTATATTGCGATAtgaattttaggccatatcgcccagccctactgGAAACCTTCCTGCATCGCAGCTGGGGATCCTGAATCCTGGCTCGCAATTTTAGACTCCAACAAAAACACCAACCTGCACAGGGCAGTGAACACATTTCACATGAATATTATAAAACAACTTAATCAACACTAATGATCAAATACCTCTCACTCTTTGTATATAATGACGTAATGCAAAGCTGgactttttcctgtttcttagagacatgactttcagatgctaTTCGGCTATTGGTGGAGACAGTGTGGGTGGTTTAGACCTGAAAaatcttttgtcctccattcaAACAATTTCATGAATTTCTTTTAAGGACACCCCAGTCTGagatatgctgcaataaatttTGGGTACTGaagagaaaaactttgaaagagcttcagaaagcctggaggaaAAGCAGTGCTTGTTTAATCGAATGTAATAATACACATTGATTAAAAGTCCCAAAGTAAAGCGATCTCTCTGCTTTCTTATCAAACAGCTTCTGTCATAAAGCTTTGCAGCCAACTTTTACTTCGCCGCCATCTTGTGGCAGCATCTGGCTACTGTTATTTGCACATGtgcattgtgtttttctgttcaactatattttaaaacaaactcctTGAATTGATTAGTGGATTGAAGTagtatatgaaatattagtgttAGGTACGTCCCCCATttcagtttattaaactttgatTTTGCTGACATGTCTTGGAGATTTACACTGACAGCAGGTCTGCATTACATCATTATGTTGGAGAGGCTGATGGAGCTTTAAACTCCCTCCACTACACTGTTTATTGGACATTAGCTACATTTAAGCACAGTTTTCTCATTTGTCTGAATATTTGAGCTGAATCAGTTTTCAATGTGTAAGTTGTAGATTTGTTCCCTCTGTGGAGTCCACAGCTTCATGCAGTCCTTTCAGCTGAGTTTCTTGAGGCGCTGAGTGCAGTTTGAGTGCATTACAGCAGACTGATCTTCTGTGTTGTCGTTGAGTTTCCAGTGTGAGTGCACGAAAGGATCTCACAAATGAACATGTGGTCCCTGACACTCCAGCCACCTCTGCTGCCCCAGCCTCACCTCCAGCTGAGGCTCAGAGGAACACAGCAAAGAAGGCTTCCTGGTGGCGCAAGAAGTCTGAGGATGTTgtttgtgaaggttctcagtcatccaggtcatcgtagtcaaaggagcttgcaaagaaaagcatctggacttctttaagttgcttgaagacgtttcacctctcatccgagaagcttcttcagttcagaactgagaagcttcttcagttcagcaacttgaagcaacttaaagaagtccagacgcttttctttgcaagctcctttgacgaAGTCTGAGGATGTTCTGGAGAAGGACTCAGCAGGTCCGAAGCCTCCAGTCTCAGCTGTACCTGATAAAGAAGCCGTGGCACGTGAAACATTCCTGCCACCTTCTGCTACAGATCTGAGGTATAAGGTCATTTTACTGTGTTCCTGTTTAAAGCTGATTTAttgctttgtgtttcttctcCTGTAATTTCATCACTGTAACGgcactgtttgtgtctttttatcACGGTAACATCAGCACTGACAAATGTGAAGTCAAGGATGTTGGTGTCCAGACGGAGGTTTCGTGCCCTCCCAACTCgctgctgtttttctgcacaGTACGTTCTACAGAGCCGAGTGTGACACGTGAACAGCTGTTATAGGAACATGTGGAGTCTGAATGTTAGGATTGACACTCACACGTTTCGATTGAACTAACTGGTGATGTGTTCCCCAAAGAAAAAGGTGACCTTCAATGATGAGCCGCTCTGTCCTGAAGTCCCTGAGAGAGGTGAGCCAGTTTCCAGGCCGTCTACCCCAGCAGGTCATGGTGGGAGCCAGGGGGCTACGTTGGACACAGAGTATGGATGCCGCTCAACGTCTCTGACCTCCTGCACAAACATCCTCTCCCAATGAGAGCTGGACTGCCTCAGGTAAgagtcatgcacacacactgaatatGGAGCCAGTGTTCAGATGAATATCAGGTTAAAGTCAGTGATTTGAAGAACAACAGAGGAAAATCCTCTGACTTGCTTCCTCTTTGTGCTCGTGTTTAAGATTGCCTAACCTGAAGCATACATGCTACATGGGCCCTGCTCTGCAAACTCTCCTCACACTGAGAGTCTTTACTGAGGAGCTCTGCAGCCAGCTGCAGCTGTGGAGGTTTCACCCAGAGTGCCTGCACATCAGGTACAGCGCAGACACCGTCGCTCTTTGGTTTCTCCACCAATTTGCTGATCAATGTGAAACACAAACTAACTTTGTCTCTGCTTCACTTCTGCTGTTTGCAGTCAGTTTGTGGACATCAAATTGAGCCGCTTCAACAACGACAGCTGGCACAAAAGCTCTGTCCTGACTGCCTTTAGAGACATGGTTGCTGCGTCTCATCCAgagtttgatgatgatgatcagaaAGTGAGCAGCTGTCTTTTTGCACTACGCAGCACACTCATCTCTGCTATAGTTTGTACATTTGCACATGAAACTGTGTTttgttctgtctgtgtctgtgtgcaggaCGCCCACGAGTTCCTCGTCTGTGCTCTGGACGTGCTCCAGTGTGAGTTCTCTAAGCTGCAGGCTGAAGCAGCTGCCTTGGACAAACCTTCCATCTGTCCAGTTAGAGCTCACATTGGCTTCACGATTTTGAGCAAAGAGCTGCAAAAAGTAGGAACACAGTAAACTTTGAATGTTTTCATGATGTTGCTGATATTTCTTAATCACCGTGAGTCTGTAATCTTTGAAATGATGTGATTCTGCAGATGTGGTGTGCAGTTCTTTGGGCGGGAGGACTAACTCCACCTCTCCTTGGACCTGGTACATCGAGGCTCAGTGAGCCAGTGCCTGGACTCATACCTGAAAGTAAGAGCTTGTTTAGACTCCATTCTGTGAACGGGCTTGCTCCCACAAATATATGAATTCATCTGTGAAAGAGTTCAACTCTAATGAACCTTTTCCTCCTGCTCCCTGCTGCAGGGTGGCCTGTTGGACTATGAGTGCCAGTGCGGAGCCAAGAAGATGAAAGAGGAGCTGTCTTTCTTGAACCTGCCCAAGTGAGTAACATCAGATCGGTCCCCAAAAGCCTCAAACCACCACAGTTCAGTCGGTGTCGGCCTAACAGTTTCTTTCATGTCATGTCCTCCTTGTGTCTTCCTCTGAGCCTCTCCTCTCCATCTCATCTCTTCCAGTGTGCTGATCCTCCAGCTGAAGCGATTTACATTCACTCCATCCTTCACAGTGGAGAAGAAGAACAGTGCCATCGTTCTGACGCAGCAGCTGGTGATCAGCAAGGACTCAACCTTTAGTGAAGAGGTAAGGGAAAAGGCACACAGTTCATTTCAAGCACAGATGGAGCCCATTTCTAAGCTAACGGGTGGTGCCGCTGCTCTCTCCCAGGAAACCGCTCGCTATTCGTTGGTCAGCGTGATCAGCCATTTGGACTCCTCAGCTTACAGCGGTGAG includes:
- the LOC106097648 gene encoding G2/M phase-specific E3 ubiquitin-protein ligase, which encodes MSALFVFGTGSYSACSAFRLKNGGMFCPSYGKKLVEESPNFCSGCGERLYHASCIGDTSLPLTSQTTSNCPTPTFSTFLEYRKKKNEERQKFSEGRKGLKKKEKRKVQINVGLMTIKKGGLKPYRGKTIFLTTDPDATATSLLNQAVKKMKDFNKDLKDGPFLLLYPDGTEVITVPGTQRPFTLEAYKAEVGKPYQRITVFICLKSDFEDVGENSDLSDSDPEIVIKRPSEFDLADTLPWELQHESSPLQKAAEYEKGAGDLVLANEVQQVKNYFISKTVQQTISTAFTLQLDNDSLFAEPPEEPVLVIDTNLQAHGIIANLALELDHKKVSRFNISRSAVWDGAVRGFRRSTYSDNYDMFIKFNDDAGSFEEGLDTGGPRREFLTLLMGSLRNRPIFDGPPESRYLVYNSRAARQDEYFLAGKMIAVSIVHGGPAPHFLSKNLVNHITGNQSFSATVEDVQDEEITKILHQVLKAESEESLHNLILQNSTIFQTAGCLRNVKPFEKQAFVEEYLRWYILERNQSVIQRFKDGLESLNFLSALQQNSSVLAPLLCFSAKALTASELESMFRPDLSPAGSNKRHKEVLTLGFWADYLLDCEEKATAVCLEDLMMFATGLTAVPPAGMTPPPPRIQFLSVSPFPVSNTCANTLKLPICDSYSIFKANMDFGIQNAPGFGCS